Proteins encoded in a region of the Eretmochelys imbricata isolate rEreImb1 chromosome 10, rEreImb1.hap1, whole genome shotgun sequence genome:
- the LOC144271611 gene encoding ras-related protein Rap-2c-like produces MALCPAPEARVRLVLFGAAGVGKTALIRRFLQDTFEARHRRTVEELHLLELELEAGSGLRLRLEILDTSGSYSFPAMRRLCISRADAFALVYSLQEPDSFAEVQRLRDEILEAKRGAVPFVVVGNKSDLAPGEPDPRIAAAQRDWGCPCLEASAKQGRNVVGLFQELLSQVNLPGRLSPALQRRRPQTFSKEPPRRSGKSHSCAVC; encoded by the coding sequence ATGGCCCTGTGCCCGGCGCCCGAGGCCCGGGTGCGCCTGGTGCTCTTCGGGGCGGCGGGCGTGGGCAAGACGGCGCTGATCCGCCGCTTCCTGCAGGACACGTTCGAGGCGCGGCACCGGCGCACGGTGGAGGAGCTGCacctgctggagctggagctggaggcgGGCTCCGGGCTGCGCCTCCGCCTGGAGATCCTGGACACGAGCGGCAGCTACAGCTTCCCGGCCATGCGGCGCCTCTGCATCAGCCGCGCCGACGCCTTCGCCCTGGTCTACTCGCTGCAGGAGCCCGACTCCTTCGCCGAGGTGCAGCGGCTGCGGGACGAGATCCTGGAGGCCAAGCGGGGCGCGGTGCCCTTCGTGGTGGTGGGGAACAAGAGCGACCTGGCGCCGGGCGAGCCCGACCCGCGCATCGCCGCCGCGCAGCGGGACTGGGGCTGCCCCTGCCTGGAGGCGTCGGCCAAGCAGGGGCGCAACGTGGTCGGCCtcttccaggagctgctgagcCAGGTCAACCTGCCCGGGCGGCTCAGCCCGGCCCTGCAGCGCCGCCGGCCCCAGACCTTCTCCAAGGAGCCGCCCCGCCGGAGCGGCAAGAGCCACAGCTGCGCGGTCTGCTAG